One segment of Acidianus sp. HS-5 DNA contains the following:
- a CDS encoding Lrp/AsnC family transcriptional regulator, whose product MQLDEVDKNLLMELEYHFPYSPTPFYEISRKLDISEDETIERIKKLVDEEIVKRIGMYINFRAKGMEGALVAAQIPLENLEKYRRIALGIRELTHNFIRNHPKYNVWLVIKAENRERLNSNIKNLMEEVNAQDYVILYSKKSLKLSVKYDIIRGISWSENTDVTLPEKIPTAEELGISKELLKALSVPLPITEHPFKDIAERFNMTEEQLIDLVKELKDKHVVKDYGATLNGEKVGIKENAMLLINTGNIEKACENIALHINEATHVVLRESNKPWDYLCYCMLHGKDKQVIFDAVKKVIGETSAESYMLLFSLENLKPGIVM is encoded by the coding sequence ATGCAGTTAGATGAAGTTGATAAAAATCTACTTATGGAATTAGAGTATCATTTTCCTTATTCTCCTACTCCATTTTACGAGATTTCTAGAAAGCTTGATATATCGGAAGATGAGACAATAGAGAGAATTAAAAAGCTTGTTGATGAAGAGATAGTAAAAAGAATTGGTATGTACATAAATTTTAGAGCTAAAGGAATGGAAGGAGCGTTAGTTGCAGCACAGATTCCTTTAGAGAATCTTGAAAAGTATAGAAGAATAGCTCTAGGTATCAGAGAATTAACTCACAACTTCATAAGAAATCATCCAAAATATAATGTTTGGCTTGTTATAAAAGCAGAAAATAGAGAAAGACTTAATTCCAACATTAAAAACTTAATGGAAGAGGTTAACGCACAAGATTATGTTATATTATATTCTAAGAAATCACTCAAATTAAGTGTAAAGTATGATATAATTAGAGGAATCTCATGGAGTGAAAATACGGATGTGACATTACCAGAAAAAATACCAACTGCAGAAGAGCTAGGTATAAGTAAAGAACTTCTAAAAGCTTTGTCAGTTCCTTTACCCATTACTGAGCATCCGTTTAAAGATATTGCTGAAAGATTCAATATGACGGAAGAGCAACTAATAGACTTAGTTAAAGAGTTAAAAGATAAGCATGTAGTAAAAGATTATGGAGCTACTTTAAATGGCGAAAAAGTAGGAATTAAGGAAAATGCAATGCTCCTTATTAACACAGGAAATATAGAGAAAGCTTGTGAAAATATAGCGCTTCACATAAATGAGGCTACACATGTTGTCTTAAGAGAAAGCAATAAGCCATGGGATTACTTATGCTACTGCATGCTACATGGTAAGGATAAACAAGTTATTTTCGATGCAGTAAAGAAAGTTATAGGTGAAACTAGTGCGGAAAGTTATATGTTACTGTTTAGTTTAGAAAATTTAAAGCCAGGAATTGTCATGTAA
- a CDS encoding RsmB/NOP family class I SAM-dependent RNA methyltransferase, with the protein MSTIENYIKKYDKIFTISPSVKAVELSRKYGFLDYMVERYLHLFEDEAEDFLYSCNFPLKKSIRCNTLKTNCGELVSRMRDKGFELEKVSWLKHGYVIKRMPSKPSLGATIEYLQGYYYIQGLASMVPAYVLNPSASDTVLDMAAAPGGKTTQLSQLMSNKGLILAVEKSRLRITPLLSNITRMSALNILLIRSDVRTLEKTKLNFDKILLDAPCSGEGLIPIDQSRKTKTSISDLKNFSAIQLQMISIAYKLLKKGGDLVYSTCSIAPEEDEMVINFAIEELGMKTVKISGYPAESGIIDYNGISFNEEVSNCIRFYPHKNGTEGFFVCHLKKCE; encoded by the coding sequence ATGTCTACTATTGAAAACTATATAAAAAAGTATGATAAAATCTTTACAATTTCCCCTTCAGTAAAAGCTGTAGAACTATCGCGTAAATACGGATTTTTAGACTATATGGTAGAAAGATATTTACATTTATTCGAAGACGAAGCAGAAGATTTTTTATATTCATGTAATTTTCCATTGAAAAAAAGTATAAGATGTAATACGTTAAAGACAAATTGTGGCGAGTTAGTCTCAAGAATGAGAGATAAAGGTTTTGAACTAGAGAAAGTCAGTTGGTTAAAACATGGTTATGTAATAAAGAGAATGCCATCTAAACCCTCTTTAGGGGCAACAATTGAGTATTTGCAAGGTTATTATTATATTCAAGGATTAGCATCAATGGTTCCCGCTTATGTTCTTAATCCTTCAGCTTCAGATACTGTATTAGATATGGCCGCTGCGCCAGGTGGTAAAACTACTCAATTATCTCAGCTTATGAGCAATAAAGGTCTAATACTTGCAGTGGAAAAATCCAGACTAAGAATTACACCTCTTTTATCAAATATTACTAGAATGAGTGCTCTTAATATTTTACTAATAAGGTCGGATGTTAGAACTTTAGAAAAAACTAAACTTAATTTTGATAAAATTCTTCTAGATGCTCCTTGTTCAGGAGAAGGATTAATTCCTATAGATCAATCTAGAAAGACCAAAACTTCTATTTCGGATTTAAAGAATTTTAGCGCAATTCAGCTCCAGATGATTTCTATTGCATACAAGTTGCTTAAGAAAGGGGGCGATCTTGTATATTCTACTTGTAGTATAGCTCCAGAGGAAGATGAAATGGTAATTAATTTTGCTATCGAGGAACTCGGAATGAAAACCGTGAAAATTTCCGGATATCCTGCAGAAAGTGGAATTATAGATTATAATGGTATCTCATTTAATGAAGAGGTATCTAATTGTATTAGATTTTATCCTCATAAGAATGGAACAGAGGGATTTTTTGTATGCCATCTCAAGAAATGCGAGTGA
- the cyaB gene encoding class IV adenylate cyclase produces MTDIIEREVKLKLESPTLTDLYNKLLGDGIQFIRKETEEDIYFNTEFRDFRKTDEALRIRKTDTGIEFTYKGPKIGKLSKSREEITVTVNNTENLIKILEKLGIKPAYTVVKNRIFLRDSEFIICLDTVKDLGEFIEIEIPNSTEEKLINYVNLFLEKYKIKATQIKKSYLELLVTKNEKNDSNTD; encoded by the coding sequence ATGACTGATATAATAGAAAGAGAAGTAAAATTAAAACTTGAATCACCTACACTAACAGATCTTTATAATAAATTATTAGGTGATGGTATACAATTTATAAGGAAAGAAACTGAAGAGGATATCTATTTTAATACTGAATTTAGGGATTTCAGAAAAACCGATGAGGCACTAAGAATAAGGAAAACAGATACAGGAATAGAATTTACTTATAAAGGACCTAAAATAGGAAAATTAAGCAAATCTAGAGAAGAAATCACAGTAACCGTGAATAATACAGAAAATCTTATCAAAATTTTAGAAAAACTCGGAATTAAACCAGCATATACTGTAGTTAAAAATAGAATTTTTCTAAGAGATTCAGAATTCATAATATGTTTGGATACCGTGAAAGATCTTGGAGAATTCATAGAAATCGAAATACCAAACTCTACTGAGGAAAAACTTATCAATTATGTAAACTTATTTCTTGAAAAGTATAAAATAAAAGCAACACAAATTAAAAAGTCATACTTAGAATTATTGGTGACTAAAAACGAGAAAAACGATAGCAATACTGACTGA
- a CDS encoding HIT domain-containing protein, translated as MDFLWAPWRSKYVADSSKSKKEEGFCIFCEFPKQNLDEKNLIVYRSRHAYIILNRFPYNPGHVMIVPYRHVSSIDLLDNNEAQDVFRLIKITLSSIRKIYSPDGFNIGINIGRTAGAGIEAHVHVHIVPRWNGDANFMPVLSNTKVLPEDLDTTYAKLKKTINDIISNEDSLDH; from the coding sequence ATGGATTTTCTATGGGCACCTTGGAGATCTAAATATGTAGCAGATTCATCTAAGAGCAAGAAAGAAGAAGGCTTTTGTATATTTTGTGAATTTCCTAAACAAAACTTAGATGAGAAGAATCTGATAGTATATAGAAGTAGGCATGCTTATATTATTCTTAATAGATTTCCTTATAATCCTGGTCATGTAATGATAGTACCTTATAGGCATGTCTCGTCAATAGATTTACTAGATAATAATGAAGCTCAAGATGTTTTTAGATTAATTAAAATTACATTATCGTCAATTAGAAAAATTTATTCACCTGATGGATTTAACATAGGTATAAACATCGGTAGGACTGCAGGTGCAGGCATTGAAGCTCATGTTCACGTTCACATTGTTCCTAGATGGAACGGTGATGCTAACTTTATGCCAGTATTGTCAAATACAAAAGTACTACCAGAGGATCTAGATACCACTTATGCAAAATTAAAAAAGACTATTAATGATATTATTAGTAATGAAGATTCTCTCGATCACTGA
- the radA gene encoding DNA repair and recombination protein RadA has protein sequence MADQVQEKKKPKNIEDLSGVGQAVLNKLTDAGYSSLEAIAVASPQDLSVAAGIPLTTAQRIIKEARDALDIRFKTALEVKKERMNVRKITTSSQALDGLLGGGIETRTMTEFFGEFGSGKTQICHQISVNVQLPPEKGGLSGKAVYIDTEGTFRWERIESMAKAAGLDPDTAMDNIYYMRAINSDHQIAIGDDLQEFIAKNPSVKVVIVDSVTSHFRAEYTGRENLAARQQKLNKHLHQLTRLAEIYDLAVIITNQVMARPDMFYGDPTVAVGGHTLYHVPGIRIQVKKSRGNKRIARMVDAPHLPEGEVVFAITEEGIRDAEE, from the coding sequence TTGGCTGATCAAGTTCAAGAAAAGAAAAAACCTAAGAACATCGAAGATCTTAGCGGAGTAGGTCAAGCTGTATTAAATAAGCTAACGGATGCAGGATACTCCAGCCTCGAAGCAATAGCTGTAGCATCACCGCAAGATCTTAGTGTTGCAGCAGGAATTCCCCTAACCACTGCACAACGTATTATAAAAGAAGCTAGGGACGCATTGGATATAAGGTTTAAGACAGCTCTAGAGGTCAAAAAGGAGAGGATGAATGTTAGGAAAATAACTACCAGTAGTCAAGCTTTGGATGGATTATTGGGTGGTGGAATAGAGACTAGGACAATGACAGAATTTTTCGGAGAATTCGGATCTGGAAAGACGCAGATATGCCATCAAATATCTGTAAATGTGCAATTGCCTCCTGAAAAAGGCGGATTATCTGGAAAAGCAGTTTATATTGATACTGAAGGTACTTTTAGATGGGAAAGAATAGAATCTATGGCCAAGGCTGCTGGGCTAGATCCAGACACGGCTATGGATAATATATATTACATGAGAGCTATAAATTCGGATCACCAAATAGCTATAGGAGACGATTTGCAAGAATTTATAGCTAAAAATCCATCAGTAAAGGTCGTTATAGTTGATTCAGTTACTTCGCATTTTAGAGCAGAATATACTGGGAGAGAAAATTTGGCTGCAAGGCAACAGAAACTCAATAAGCATTTACATCAATTAACTAGGTTAGCAGAAATATATGATTTGGCAGTTATTATTACTAACCAAGTCATGGCAAGGCCAGATATGTTTTACGGAGATCCGACTGTTGCAGTAGGAGGTCATACGCTTTATCATGTACCTGGGATAAGAATTCAAGTTAAGAAAAGCAGAGGAAATAAAAGAATAGCTAGAATGGTAGATGCGCCGCATTTACCAGAAGGAGAAGTAGTATTTGCAATAACGGAAGAAGGAATTAGGGACGCAGAAGAATAA
- the ilvA gene encoding threonine ammonia-lyase has product MTYIKYFDEIVKIKERISPYIHETPLDYSTTFSRMVNSNVYLKLENLQKTGSFKVRGAFSKLLSLSDEEKKRGVIAVSAGNHAQGVAYASNVLGIRSVIVMPETAPISKYLSTKGYGAEVILYGSYLHESMSKAEELIKERNLVLVHPYGDINVILGQGTLGLETLSQISPDIVVVPVGGGGLISGIAIALKAKNRNIKIIGVQSSASPSLKISKDLGRLTDIEPSYSIADGILVKNPSELTFDIINELVDDIVLVDDDEIACAMSLLLERAKTLVEGAGAASLAAILSSKIKLNPSQKVVSILSGGNVDLSLLSHIIEKNLYKIKRIVKVKVIVPDKPGYLNKVLSYVAKIRGNIIDVVHDRISSDVKPGYTKIYVMFEISSTNAIRQLILDLAKEGIDAKIVD; this is encoded by the coding sequence ATGACGTATATAAAATACTTTGATGAAATAGTTAAGATTAAAGAAAGAATATCTCCGTATATTCATGAGACCCCATTAGATTACTCAACAACATTTTCAAGAATGGTAAATTCTAATGTTTATTTAAAGCTAGAAAATTTACAAAAAACCGGCTCATTTAAAGTTAGGGGAGCATTTTCTAAGTTACTTTCTTTATCTGATGAAGAGAAGAAGAGAGGAGTAATTGCTGTTTCTGCGGGAAACCATGCACAAGGTGTTGCATATGCTTCTAATGTTTTAGGAATCAGATCAGTAATAGTTATGCCTGAAACAGCTCCCATCTCAAAGTATCTATCCACAAAAGGTTATGGAGCGGAAGTTATACTTTATGGATCGTATTTGCACGAAAGTATGAGTAAAGCTGAAGAATTGATAAAGGAACGCAATTTAGTTTTAGTTCATCCATATGGTGATATTAACGTTATTTTAGGTCAAGGCACTCTAGGGTTAGAAACTTTATCGCAAATATCTCCTGATATAGTAGTAGTACCAGTAGGCGGAGGTGGTTTAATTTCTGGAATAGCTATAGCATTAAAAGCTAAAAATAGAAATATAAAAATAATAGGCGTTCAATCTTCCGCTTCTCCTTCTTTAAAAATTTCAAAAGATCTTGGTAGACTAACTGATATAGAGCCTTCATATTCAATAGCTGATGGAATATTAGTAAAAAATCCATCTGAACTTACTTTTGATATAATAAATGAGTTAGTGGATGATATTGTATTAGTTGATGATGATGAAATAGCATGTGCAATGTCCTTATTGCTAGAGAGGGCAAAGACACTTGTAGAAGGAGCCGGAGCTGCATCGTTGGCTGCAATACTTTCTTCAAAAATAAAACTTAATCCGTCTCAAAAAGTAGTTAGTATATTAAGTGGAGGAAATGTAGATCTTTCATTATTATCTCATATTATAGAGAAAAATCTTTATAAAATAAAGCGTATCGTAAAGGTGAAAGTAATAGTACCAGATAAGCCAGGATATTTGAATAAGGTTCTGAGTTATGTTGCTAAAATTAGGGGAAACATCATAGATGTTGTACATGATAGAATAAGTAGTGATGTAAAACCAGGATATACCAAGATATATGTAATGTTTGAAATATCTTCAACGAACGCTATAAGACAATTAATTCTTGATTTGGCAAAGGAAGGAATAGATGCAAAGATTGTAGATTAA
- a CDS encoding prephenate dehydratase domain-containing protein produces MYYLGPKGSFSHEAALKISDAKYIESQSISEIFHRINSEDKLGVVPIENSLEGPVNETLDNLFEYDDIFVNKIIQLKINLVLASKENININKIKNIYTHLYAYKEAQNSLLELGVTNNIIPVESTSKAALLAISDPNSAALCSEFAAKLYGLKILVNEVQDYDSNITKFALISKKVSLTGERSIMLFTVPDLPGSLYKVLEKFYVLSKNLKMIYSRPVRSIPWHYYFYIEYEGTFDKDLLNELKKVTTSLKFKGSYDVT; encoded by the coding sequence ATTTACTATCTAGGACCTAAAGGAAGCTTTTCTCATGAAGCTGCTTTAAAAATTAGTGATGCTAAATATATAGAATCTCAGTCTATATCTGAAATATTTCATAGAATTAATTCTGAAGATAAGCTAGGGGTAGTTCCTATAGAGAATAGCTTAGAAGGCCCTGTTAATGAGACTTTAGATAATTTATTCGAGTATGATGATATATTTGTAAATAAAATTATACAGTTAAAAATTAATTTAGTCTTAGCTTCTAAAGAGAATATTAATATAAACAAGATAAAGAATATATATACTCATTTATATGCATATAAAGAGGCTCAAAATTCTCTTCTAGAACTAGGTGTTACAAATAATATAATACCAGTGGAAAGTACTTCTAAGGCAGCTTTATTAGCAATATCTGATCCTAATTCTGCTGCCCTATGCTCAGAGTTTGCTGCCAAGCTTTATGGATTAAAAATTTTAGTCAATGAAGTTCAAGATTATGATAGTAACATTACAAAATTTGCACTAATTTCAAAAAAGGTTAGTTTAACTGGTGAAAGATCTATAATGTTGTTTACTGTTCCAGATTTACCGGGGAGTTTATATAAGGTCTTAGAAAAATTTTATGTCCTTAGTAAAAACCTGAAAATGATATATTCAAGGCCAGTTAGAAGCATACCTTGGCATTATTATTTTTATATAGAGTATGAGGGTACTTTCGATAAAGATCTATTAAATGAGCTCAAAAAAGTAACAACTTCGCTCAAATTTAAGGGCAGTTATGACGTTACATGA